A genomic segment from Sciurus carolinensis chromosome 1, mSciCar1.2, whole genome shotgun sequence encodes:
- the Hey1 gene encoding hairy/enhancer-of-split related with YRPW motif protein 1 isoform X2 produces the protein MKRAHPEYSSSDSELDETIEVEKESADENGNLSSALGSMSPTTSSQILARKRRRGIIEKRRRDRINNSLSELRRLVPSAFEKQGSAKLEKAEILQMTVDHLKMLHTAGGKGYFDAHALAMDYRSLGFRECLAEVARYLSIIEGLDASDPLRVRLVSHLNNYASQREAASGAHAGLGHIPWGSAFGHHPHIAHQLLLPQNSHGNAGTAASPTEPHHQGRLASAHPEVPALRAPPTGGLGPVLPVVTSASKLSPPLLSSVASLSAFPFSFGSFHLLSPNALSPSAPTQAANLGKPYRPWGTEIGAF, from the exons ATGAAGCGAGCTCACCCCGAGTACAGCTCCTCGGATAGCGAGCTGGACGAGACCATAGAGGTGGAAAAGGAGAGTGCGGACGAAAATGG AAACTTGAGTTCGGCTCTAGGTTCCATGTCCCCAACTACATCTTCCCAGATCTTGGCCAGGAAAAGAAGGAGAGGc ATCATTGAGAAGCGCCGTCGAGACCGGATCAATAACAGTTTGTCTGAGCTAAGGAGGCTGGTACCCAGTGCTTTTGAGAAGCAG GGATCTGCTAAGCTAGAAAAAGCTGAGATCTTACAGATGACCGTGGATCACCTGAAAATGCTGCACACGGCAGGGGGGAAAG gttatttTGATGCACACGCCCTAGCTATGGACTATCGGAGTTTGGGGTTTCGGGAATGCCTGGCAGAAGTTGCCCGTTACCTGAGCATCATTGAAGGACTAGATGCCTCTGACCCGCTTCGCGTTCGACTGGTCTCACATCTCAACAACTACGCCTCCCAGCGGGAAGCTGCGAGTGGCGCCCACGCGGGCCTTGGACACATTCCCTGGGGGAGCGCCTTCGGACATCATCCACACATCGCGCACCAGCTGTTGCTGCCCCAGAACAGCCACGGCAACGCCGGCACCGCAGCATCGCCCACGGAACCACACCACCAGGGCAGGTTGGCCTCAGCACATCCGGAGGTGCCTGCTTTGCGAGCGCCCCCTACTGGCGGCCTTGGACCGGTACTCCCCGTGGTCACCTCTGCTTCCAAACTCTCACCGCCTCTGCTGTCCTCAGTAGCCTCGCTGTctgccttccccttctcctttggCTCCTTCCATTTACTCTCTCCCAATGCACTGAGCCCTTCGGCACCCACGCAGGCGGCAAACCTTGGTAAACCCTATAGACCTTGGGGGACGGAGATCGgagctttttaa
- the Hey1 gene encoding hairy/enhancer-of-split related with YRPW motif protein 1 isoform X1 — protein MKRAHPEYSSSDSELDETIEVEKESADENGNLSSALGSMSPTTSSQILARKRRRGIIEKRRRDRINNSLSELRRLVPSAFEKQVMEKGSAKLEKAEILQMTVDHLKMLHTAGGKGYFDAHALAMDYRSLGFRECLAEVARYLSIIEGLDASDPLRVRLVSHLNNYASQREAASGAHAGLGHIPWGSAFGHHPHIAHQLLLPQNSHGNAGTAASPTEPHHQGRLASAHPEVPALRAPPTGGLGPVLPVVTSASKLSPPLLSSVASLSAFPFSFGSFHLLSPNALSPSAPTQAANLGKPYRPWGTEIGAF, from the exons ATGAAGCGAGCTCACCCCGAGTACAGCTCCTCGGATAGCGAGCTGGACGAGACCATAGAGGTGGAAAAGGAGAGTGCGGACGAAAATGG AAACTTGAGTTCGGCTCTAGGTTCCATGTCCCCAACTACATCTTCCCAGATCTTGGCCAGGAAAAGAAGGAGAGGc ATCATTGAGAAGCGCCGTCGAGACCGGATCAATAACAGTTTGTCTGAGCTAAGGAGGCTGGTACCCAGTGCTTTTGAGAAGCAGGTAATGGAGAAA GGATCTGCTAAGCTAGAAAAAGCTGAGATCTTACAGATGACCGTGGATCACCTGAAAATGCTGCACACGGCAGGGGGGAAAG gttatttTGATGCACACGCCCTAGCTATGGACTATCGGAGTTTGGGGTTTCGGGAATGCCTGGCAGAAGTTGCCCGTTACCTGAGCATCATTGAAGGACTAGATGCCTCTGACCCGCTTCGCGTTCGACTGGTCTCACATCTCAACAACTACGCCTCCCAGCGGGAAGCTGCGAGTGGCGCCCACGCGGGCCTTGGACACATTCCCTGGGGGAGCGCCTTCGGACATCATCCACACATCGCGCACCAGCTGTTGCTGCCCCAGAACAGCCACGGCAACGCCGGCACCGCAGCATCGCCCACGGAACCACACCACCAGGGCAGGTTGGCCTCAGCACATCCGGAGGTGCCTGCTTTGCGAGCGCCCCCTACTGGCGGCCTTGGACCGGTACTCCCCGTGGTCACCTCTGCTTCCAAACTCTCACCGCCTCTGCTGTCCTCAGTAGCCTCGCTGTctgccttccccttctcctttggCTCCTTCCATTTACTCTCTCCCAATGCACTGAGCCCTTCGGCACCCACGCAGGCGGCAAACCTTGGTAAACCCTATAGACCTTGGGGGACGGAGATCGgagctttttaa